GCTCTTCAAATTTGGCCCGAGTCAGGGTCTCAGAGAAGTCTTCTCCTTCATAGAAGGACTCAATTTCAATTCTTGCTTGATGTTGAGAAGACAGGGCCCGTTTGGCCTTTTCTACCTCTCGTCGGAGTTTCTGCACGGCTCTGTTGTCCTTCCTAACGTCTTTGCCAGTCTTCTTCTTGTAGAGCTTGATGAAATGTTCCATGACACGCTGGTCAAAGTCTTCTCCACCCAGATGAGTATCGCCATTAGTGGCCACAACTTCAAAGACACCATTGTCAATGGTGAGAAGAGACACATCAAAGGTTCCACCACCCAGGTCAAACACCAGGAtgttcttctccccttcccttttatCCAGGCCATAAGCAATAGCAGCTGCTGTACTGTTaggagaataagaagaaaaaaaaagttccattAAGTTTACATTTTCTCCTTACTTAGCAAGTATGCCACACCTTTGAATGTAACACTTACGGCTCATTGATGATCCTCATGACATTCAATCCGGCAATAGTTCCAGCATCTTTGGTTGCCTGGCGTTGGGCATCATTAAAATAGGCTGGTACAGTAACAACTGCATGGGTAACCTAAATGGATAACAAAAGGTAATTAAGTGTATTTTATCACATGGCTTTTCTCAGAAGTTATAGTCAAACCATTACTTTAGCTTCTAAGCCAGCTCATTTGTAAGTCTAGcataatatatatagttttatactGGGAAAAAGTCCCTAGCATTTTGTTCGGTCTACAGGAAATCATACAATTAATTAAAACTGACAGAATACATGGATGTCATTCAGAtccaaattattaaaacaatgaaGGCATTTATACAACACAAtcatagtaataataaaattacataacacTGGTCTCAAGACACTTACCTTCTTTCCCAAATAAGCCTCAGCGGTTTCCTTCATTTTAGTGAGAACCATAGCGGATATTTCTTCAGGAGCAAATGTCTTGGTTTGGCCACCTCCAATATCAACTTGAATGTACGGTTTAGTCTTCTTTTCAACCAcctattttaaagaatttttattatttgcagaCACGGAAGGACCCTTCAAGCTTTAACAAAAGTGGACCGTATAAGAGCTTCTTCCCCCATAGCTTGGTTTACTTTGATCCCCTGGAGCTGAATATTGATCAGAAATACTTCCCTTAATCCTAAACTATTGGACAGAGTAGTTATGTGTGAAGTTTGTGACTTTAGTTTTATGACACATCAGAATGATGAAAAATTATTACATATTCCCTGTCTCTACCCTTTTTTGCAGTCAACACTGTTTTCCTGTAAGTTCTCAATCTTAACTACTAccaccgccaccccccacccacttcctatctggtaaaaaaaaacccagtcgAACCTTGAAAGGCAAAAACTTGATGTCCTGCTGCACAGACGGGTCATTCCATGTGCGGCCGATGAGCCGCTTGGCGTCGAAGACCGTGTTCTCGGGGTTGGAGGTGAGCTGGTTCTTGGCTGCATCGCCGATCAGACGCTCCCCTTCGGGAGTGAAGGCCACATAAGACGGCGTGATACGGTTGCCCTGATCGTTGGCGATGATCTCCACGCGGCCGTTCTTAAACACCCCGACGCTGGCGGAAAAACCGAATGGAAGAATCAGCACAGCCATTCTCTCGCGGCCCAGCCAcgccccattctccccctttccacAAACCCCACTTACCAGGAATAGGTGGTCCCCAGGTCGATGCCGACCACCGTGCCCACGTCCTCTTTCTTGTCCTCCTCCTCGGCCCGCGCCGCgccgagcagcagcagcaccgcaGCCACCAGGGAGAGCTTCATCTTGACGTCGCTGTCGGTCAACAGGCAGGCAAGGCGTCGCAAGCAATCCACCCACAGGCCCGAAACACGGGAACGCACGGAGGTGACCGACCTGAGAGCGACACAGGGACTGGGGGTCAAGAAGATCAGCGGACAAAGCGACGGAAGGTCCGAAAAGGCAGGCCGCGGCGCTTACCTCTCACGCTCACGAAACCCTCAACTCAATTTGTCTGTGAAGTCTGAGCAGCGTCTACCGCGCGGTCCCCCGACTCCGTTTATataccctccccccagcccagtcGTGGAGGCCGCCGATTGGCTAAGTCTCTGCTAGTTGGAGGCCTCTGATTGGTCCAGACCACCAAGCTGGCCGCTGCCGATTCGAAGCAGCAGCCTCCGCAACTAACGTCACCGTTTCCCCTCCCGGGCTGACTCATTGGTTGCTGGTCGCGCCCAACAACCACCAATGGGAGGCAACATCCGCCCCCGTAAGATGGGCTCAGTGGTTCAGCCGCTGTCCGTCTCGCTTACGAACTCTCACCCGGAGGCTGTTTCTGCCGGTAACCGCTGATCTCCCGCCTCCACGCTGCGCCCTTTGGGGCAGGAGTCGGGTTCCTGCTGTCCCCCTTGGGCGGTGGGATTTGAGTTTGTTGCTTGTCCACTTCCCGCCTGCCCCTCCTCGGCCCCTCATCCCGAACCGGGAAGCGGTTCTTCCTCCTGCCGGCCTCCATCCCGTCTCGTGCAGCAGGTGTCCGCCTAGGTGCTGTGATCGCCTCAAAAGAATTATCTGTCCTTCGTAGCCACTAGATGTTCGAGCCTCAAAGCCTCTTGTTCACTGGTCCGCAGTGCTCAAGTCGGGACCTTGGTCCGGGCACCGCCCGGCCGCTCCTCTTAGCCAGTGTGTCACCCCTGTATCCTCTGCCCAGCTATCTTTGTCTATACCAAGTCTCTCCAAATTGTCATACCCCATGGTAAGTCATAGGACAGGCCTGGCCAAAGTAATTGTCTCCTATCCTTGAATCCTCTCCCCATTGTGGCAACTGGCGCCTTGAAGAGCTTCCTCATGTCTTCGCTCCCTTCCTGGGATGTGTCATTTTTCTAGTGTGCTACCCCTTGTCTTCCTCTGCCCTGTCCATCCTTTCCCTTTGTGTTTCAGGTTATCATTTGCAAGACCTTCCCCATTCTTTATTCTTGATACCTTTCTGCCCTCACTCTGTCTGATTGTGCTTAACCGCTTCTGGTACACTAAGACTAGATAATACCTTCATCTTGTATACAACAACCTGTAGCAAAAAAGAATACAGGTTGCTATATACTTCAGGTTTACTGTGTGCCAAGTTTAGTTCTATGTTTCCTGTGTCATTCAGTCCTTACAGTTCAGTATTtggcatttccatttttccaaACACAaatgtgtacaattctataacatctatatattgcactgtgttcaccaccccaagtcaagtcttccatcaccatttattaccccataccctcttctacctcctcccactcccctttccctctggtaatcaccatgctgtgtctgtgtctatgaaggGGTGGAGTTAGGGTCGATAGCCAAGTCAGCATGACTCCCTAGCCcatgctctttatttttaaaaataaattcattcatcAGATATTTCTGGAGGACCTACTAGGGACAATCCAAAGGCCTgatacaaaatattttgagaaaatacgTGGGACATTATCGTAGTCATAAACTGATGACTCCAGTATTTTCCCACTAAaagtgtttttgagattcatgGGTATAGGCAGTACTGTGTCCACATAGCATTGAAACATCTTACACACAGTTCACTAAGATGCTGAGCATAGGAGTCAGCACTCTagaattctctctctcctttagtGCTCTTCAAAGGTTATACTGGTGACTCAGTTCATTCCATTCTTACTACTGAAGTTGCATCATCCATCTCTCTCAACAGGACTTGTAATACTGTAGTAACATTGACCCTTCTTTAGGTTGCATCAGTCTATTATCAAGACAGAAATCCCCATTCAGCCACATTACAGCTTCATATCAACTCAAGCAAATTTCCTCTGTAGATGTCACAGTCCACTTCCATTAAAATCAAAGCTTTAAATTTCAGCCTCTCCCTTGATTGATGATGGAGTAACCTTTTGCACCTCTCCTTTTCCTAAGATTTAGAAAAGTGACATCTGGCTAACTCATGAAGGGAGTTGAGTATATCGGTGGTTGTAATATAGtaggtatattttatattatagtatTTTCTAAAGTTTCTATAGTATTTTCATTTATGGCTTGAATAGGAAAATGTGTAAGTCTAGTTTGCTGAAGTATCAATACCAAGTtatcaatatttaaataagtgCTAGACACTAAGCTAAATACTTTATGTGCATTATATCTTTTAATCCTtgtgaaagcattttttaatgcCTATTTTAGAGCTAAGCAATCTGAAGCCccaagagataaagaaaattgcCAAGAAGATCACACAGCTGAGAAGATACGGAGCCAAGTTTGAACCTTggcagtttgatttttaatttctgtacTCTAGATTGTCATCCTGAGCTTCAGGTTTATACGATTTTTGTTTTAGGATAAAGAATAGTTacatagtttgcaaatatttagaGAATGGGTTGTAGACAAGTGTAGATTTTATCCAGTGCTCCCATAAGCATCACAACAGATTTCTATTTCCCATCTAATCTCACAAAGGTAAGCAGAGTTAGGGCTGATTAGGATTAGATGTCATTTAGCTGCTAAATCTTCCTGTATGAAAGGGAATGAAAGGCAGAGAGGTAAAGGAAAAGGCCTATGTACATGACCAGTTGAATGTTTAGACTCTGATACTTGGGAATTTTCCATATACTTTGTTGGAGAGAATATTCAACTAAGAGATGAGGCACATGACCTTGGAAAAAAACAGGCTTCCAGAGCTTCAGTTTCATCATCAACTGAATGTCAGGGATTTCTGTCCTACCTGTCTTAGTGGCCTGTTGCAAGGATCACATGAGATGCCATATTTGAAAATACTTGGAAAACTGTGGAAGAGTGGTAATATTATTAATCATGTCATTGTATTAGTACAGTGAGAAGAAATATCAGAAGCTCTTCAAGAAAACTGCCTCCTTATTGGAAATATTGGGGaggggaacattttgtaaagtatatgatcgTCTAACTACTGTGatgcacacctgaaaccaatacgaAATAATACTGAAAgctgtgattgaaaaaaaaattaaaagcctctTAAGAACCAATTTTCAAGATTTCTTTCAATGAGTAGTAACTGATGATAAGTTGAATTTGACAAAGACTTTtggaaatgctttaaaaagtgcTGCATCTAATGACTCCCTTAAATTGGCCACATAGATGCTTTTTTTATTGAAGGGCTGGGAATAATTTTTAACCTTCATTAAACAGCACTGGAGTAAAACAAAAGTGTCTCCCTGACACCTgaaggttcttttttatttatttattttattttgggtacTCCTGGAAGTGTAATGTGGTATGCAGTAAGTTCTCTttgtcttcactttttaaaagataattttatttatttatatttatttttaaaatttacttttagagagaagggaagggagggagaaagagggagagagacatcgatgtggaAGAGATACagcatcagttgcctcttgcacaccccaaactgaggacctggcccacaacccaggcatgtaccctgactgggaatcgaactggcaaccctttgttttccAGGCCAGTGCTtgatccactgaggcacaccagccagggcaataattttataattaatagaGAACTTTCACCTCTCTTTCCTTCACATAAATGAAAAGTAGTAAGTATTTTTTGTTCtccaagtatatatatatttttttggtgggagGCATTAAGAGGATATACTGTATCAGATAGTGTGATAGAGAGGAAAGACTATGGGGTTTGGAAGCATAAAACTTGAGCTCCAGTTCTGTTACTTAGCTGTGATTAAGAGCGAGTCACTTAATGTCTCTTATGCTCTGTTTACTAGTCTGTAAAATGGATACAATTCTGCCTCCTCATAAGGCTGTTATGCTTCACATAGTTGATTAATTGTAaagcatttttatacataaaatgttagttttaatttttctctgtcttaaaTTTTCCTTGGAagtaaaataatctaaatataaaGAACTCTATAGAATTTGAGTGGTAATATTTGATACTATCAAATATTACCTTAAATCTCTAAAATAGGAAGTGTATGTACATGGTATAAAGTTCAAAGGCTACAGTATACAATGAAAATAAGCCTGCCCACCACCCACTTCCTAGCCCTGCTCCTGTACACTGGTAAACGTAACCACTGTCACCACTTTCCTGTGCAGCCTTCTGGACTTGTTTTGTTCATACgcaatgtgagtgtgtgtgtgtgagtgtgtgtgtgtacaccccTGTTTCAAAACCAGTGACGGGGCAGGCATACGGCACACGCGGTTCTGCTCCTTAACCAGGTAGCTGTGTTTCTTAGGGATCATCACAAACCATCTGGCTTTTTTATGTCAGTAGTAGCTACCCTTGTGTATCTGCTAGGTGCTCGACGTTTGGCATGTTTTAAacctgtttattttaaattacaatatgAATACAGAAACACATAAAATGTAAACCCCCAGGTTAATGAATAATCATAAAATGAATATCCAGGTCAAGAAGTAGAATAGTCAAAACCCAGAAGTCCTCATTTCCTCCCCAGCTGATCATAATCCCCTTTCTCataaaaaaagttgtttttctttattgtaacagtcctatttttgcattttttaattttaattattgttcaaatacagctttctcccttttattcccagtccagcccacccacccaaccctcccctcttccctcccattatatTTTAAGTCTTTAGAGTTTTACCACCTAGTTATATTTCCTCAAACATCCTGGTGTAGTGTCTGGTTTTTTACTTGATGTAAATAGAATCAGAGATTCCATATTCttctgcatctggcttctttcagtcaaTACTGTTTTAAAGTTTTACCCTTTCTCTTCTATGTATCTCTAATTCACTCACTTTCACTTCTGTATAGTATTACAATATATCACATTTCATGTTGTACTTTGACTTAGGCTTTTAAGAACCATGCTGCTAACCTTGGCTAAGTGGCTCAGCTAGTTGgacaccaaaggttgtgggtttcattcccagtcagggtatttACAGGAGGCAACGGATGTTTCTCACccgggtctctctctctctctctctctctcaatctccctctctctctttcttcttcttctccttcttcttctttccttttctctaaaatcactaaacatatccttggatgaggattaaaaaagagaagaaccatgctgctgtgaacatgctTCCACATTACTCTTGGTACACGCATTTATGAATTTCCCTAGGGTATATGACCAGGACTATAAATTATGGATCAAAAGTTTCAACTTTTAATAGATCATGGTAAATTGCTTTCCATCATGGTTGTCACCAGATGTCTGAGAATTTCAAGTGTTCACATCATTGTCAACACTTGATATAAGCTTTTTTCTTGACAGTCTAGGGTATGTGTACAgcatctcattgtgtttttaattttaatttccctgaTCACAGATGAACTTGGTGTGTACCTGTTCATATTTTTACTGATCACttcaatttctccttttctgaaaGTGCCCATTTCACTGTTGAGTTATTTTGTAATTAATCatttatattctagatactagtaCTTTCTTCCATCATTATATGTGTTGCAAGTATCTTGCCACTCTGTggcttgtgtttttatttccttactgttgttttctttttccaaagcttttaattttgaaagcagTACAGACTTGCGGAAAGTTGCAAAAGTAGTAGAATCCTATGTACCCTTCACTTATCCTCCTCCAATGGTGGTATCTTATGACTAGAAAAACTAGGAAGTTGATATCGGTACATTACTTTTAACTAGACTACACATGTTATTCAGTTTCACTATGTTTTGcctgcatttgtgtgtatgtgtttgtgtatagtTCTCTACACTTTTATGTCATGTATAAATTATGTAACCATCACCAAAATCAATTTATAGAATTAGTACCGTTTTTTGATGAACAGATATTTTGACAAACAgaaaatttatcagttttttcctttatggttgtgctttttatatcttgtttaagaaatctttccaaggggataaatggtgatggtaggagacttgacttgggatggtgaaccgACAATAcaatattacagaattgtacacctgaaacctatataaatttattaaccaatgtcaccccaataaattcaattaaaaaaaagagaaaaataagcctggctggcatagctcagtggattgagcatgggctgcgaaccaaagtgtcgcaggttcgattcccagccagggtacatgcctgggttgcaggccataacccccagcaaccacacattgatgtctctctctctctctctctctctctctatctccctcccttcactctctaaaaataaataaataaaatcttaaaaaataaagaaaaaaaaagaaaaaatatttccttatccTGAGAACATGGAGATTACtcttctgccctgaccagtgtgtctcagtgggttgggcattatcctgcaaatggaaaggttgccggattgattcccagtctagggcacgtgtctgggttgcaggctaggtccccagttgggggcatgtgagtggtaacttatcaatgtttctcttctctttcttcctccctccccctctctctaaaaataagtaaataaaatctttttttttaaagacagatatTCTTAACTATCTTCTAAAAACTCAGTAGACAAGTTTTACTTGTGTCTTTTAGATCTCTATATTTCACTTGGAATTGGTTTTGTATATATGTGAATTGTATATAGTGTGAGTCAATTTTTTCCAAATGGATACCCaattgtcccaacaccatttttcaTGTTAGTGTATTTGTCAGCATCTCTCTTAATTACTATAGTTATACAATGTCAATACCCAGTAGAACAAGTCATACCACATTACTTCTTCAGTAGTGTGtttgtatttaattataaattttagaattagcttgtcAAGTTAGCAAATCAACCTGTTGTATAGTAAGTAAAAAAGCAGGTTATTCAACAGTATGATAGTACtataccatatatttttaaataggcttTAAAAAGTCTTAAGTTTCTATTTATGTAGTctgggatttttaaaactttgcatgAATTTAGCACTTAAAAATTTGctatcagaaataaacaatttccATTTTGAGATGACAAATTATAATACATCGGTATTATGAAATATATAGCCATTAAAATTGTTGATATCTGTGTTATTCAAAGAGTGAATTGTATGTTACTTTTTGGTctacattttgttatttaaaaaaatctctgtatcTGAAAATTACCAAGTTTGAAAAACTTTAAGagtgaaaactaaaattaatacaAGACAACAAAAAAGTTGTCAGCAAAAAATATGTAAGATACgattttgtagccctggctggtatagctcagtggattgagtgccggcctgtgaatcaaagggtcgctggttccattcccagtcagggcacatgcctgggttgcaggcctggtgcccagtagggggtgcatgagaagcaactacatattgatgtttctctccctttctctctcccttcccctctctataaaaattaaaaaattaaaatgtttaaaaaagatatgATTTTGTTAAAGATACTTCATAACTTATAATTAGCTGTGGGTTAAATCCAAATATAAGTAATGCACCAAACTCTTAATGGTGACAGCTACTCTCGGTCCAGacatcctggtactggcagaAGAATAAGGTTTGTAGTAGATATCATCGGGCTGAAATGTGAGTTGCACGATTTATGACCTTGTTCTATAGGAATCACTTTCCTCATTatcactttcctcatttttagtaTTCTCAGGCTTTAGGCTTGTATCTGTCATCCTCAACTTAGCCAATAAGTTAAAATTGATTGGCAAATGTTACAAAACCGAATGACTATGGGAATATATTGCTCTGGCCTTGGAAGTGTCCCCAAGCAAGTGAGGGGCCCTGAATCATAAGCTCCATCAGCCTTAGAGTAAGTGAACCCCTGAGTACTAAATGCTGGTTCTGAGCCTGCCAGCTGGGGCCAGAACAGGACGACCAAGGGCTCAGAAGACTATAGCTGGCGTCTTGTCCTTTACTTTTCAATTGGATTATTCCAAGTTATAAAAAGGgttttacctggctggcgtagctcagtggattgagttcgggctgggaaccaaagtgtcccaggttcgattcccagccagggtacattcctgggttgctaggccagaacccccagcaaccgcacattgatgtttctctctctgtatctccctcccttccctctctaaaaataaataaataaaatctttaaaaaaaaaaggattttattagGGAATACTAATTTTTGCTGCCTGTGTATGAGACAGCTTCAgtgtgtgtctttttaaattttttggtttaCAGATTCTCAgagctttagaaaaaaatttccattaaaaaataacatatagttaattcacatgtattttttgttattcaaAATGTAATGAGTCAAACTTAATGTTCATTGAGAAAGGATGTCAAGTGCCCTGATcattgtggctcagtggttgatttttgtcctgcagagtgaaaggtcactgtttctattcctggttagggcactgCTTGGGTTGTGAGCCTCATCCCTggtggggcacatgcaagaggcagtcgattgatgtttctctccctctcttcttccctttccctctctctaaaaataaattttaaaagatgctaaATAAACAGTGTAGATTATACTATGGAAATATTGTGCAAAGCCTGAAAACAAGgtagatttttatgtattgatttggaAAAATGCCCAagatttactattattatttttaaagatttctttattttatttttagacaaaggggaagggaaggagaagaagggagagaaacatcaatgtgcggctgccgcttgtgcgcccccaactggggacccagcccacaactcaggcatgtgcccttactgagAATTGAACttctgaccctttggttcttaggctagcactcaatccgctgagccacaccagccagggcagtatttattattaaatgaaaaaaacaagttatAGAACACAGAACAGTATGTACAGTATGTACAGTATGATCCTATTTGTGTTAAAcacaccctccaccccctcaaATCTGGATGGATACCTATTATATTGACAAGAGTGGCTCCCTCTTGGTGAAATTAAAGGAACTTTAGACttatttgtatacatatttttcagaTAACAAATGAATACCTGTATTACCTGTtggattgaaaataaattttagaaaagaaatgttgTGAATGAAAAATGGCCGAGTTAGCCTTAGCTTTGAATGTTTCAAATGTTTGCCTGCTCTTTGAGTTTGAACTATGTCATAGTATAGAGCAGCTTACATTTGTGTGTTGCTTTATGGTAAACAAAGCTTTGCCCTGCATCCCTTGGCTTTATCCTTGTAACAACGAAATGGGATAGTAAAGGTTGGTGACATCTCTGTTTCATAGTTGAAAATACAGTCCCAGAATTTATTCATAGTAAGATTGTGAAGTCTCTACCATATGAGTTTCTACTCATGCTATTGCTGCATTTATTTAACACCTGATTTATAACTTAATAGTGTCTTTCAGATGAGGCACTAAGATTAAACTTTCCACAGGCTGTGGCTTTCCACAGCCAAGTGTGTACCACCACTTCAAAGTAAGCTATTTCCTAAGCTGTGTGCCAAGTAAGTCTATTTCATAGGTGAAGTCCTTGTTTCTTGCCTTTCATCTTGCTCTCtgtcttcctgttttcttctggaTGTGGCCCTGTTCTTCTTTCTGATATCATTttctctcacttaactgttactATTTCCTCATGCATGCACTTGCCCTTTCCATGGGAGATGAGACTGTATCTCTCCAGCTGAGCTGAAACGCAGATGTCTcaccagagagagaggagagcggAGCAGAGCAGACCACCAAGGAGCTGAGCTGTCTGGTCAGAGACGGGCCTGGCCCCGGGGCTGTCTCATAgccatgctgttttcacagctgtgctgtatcaAAATcgagctgttttgcactgaatgTTCACCATCCCCAAAAcagaactgtcattattttctaaGTGTTGATGCATAATAacttaaaatgttacttttcccAGGGGTACATACTTCTTAATTAGGATCTCTTGCGGAACAGCCTCCAAAGTCAAATGAGGGGGTTAGACTAGATGATTTTTGAGATTCAGCTCAGACATCTGTGTTGCCATGTATCTATCTCTAATTATGACATTTTGGGGCCTTTCACAGacatgagaataaaataattttgtttagaaATACTTGTCAAAGGCCCCTCAAATCATTCGGCATAGCTCCGGCTTTCTTGGCTACTTCTAAGGCGCTTTG
This sequence is a window from Phyllostomus discolor isolate MPI-MPIP mPhyDis1 chromosome 3, mPhyDis1.pri.v3, whole genome shotgun sequence. Protein-coding genes within it:
- the HSPA5 gene encoding endoplasmic reticulum chaperone BiP, producing MKLSLVAAVLLLLGAARAEEEDKKEDVGTVVGIDLGTTYSCVGVFKNGRVEIIANDQGNRITPSYVAFTPEGERLIGDAAKNQLTSNPENTVFDAKRLIGRTWNDPSVQQDIKFLPFKVVEKKTKPYIQVDIGGGQTKTFAPEEISAMVLTKMKETAEAYLGKKVTHAVVTVPAYFNDAQRQATKDAGTIAGLNVMRIINEPTAAAIAYGLDKREGEKNILVFDLGGGTFDVSLLTIDNGVFEVVATNGDTHLGGEDFDQRVMEHFIKLYKKKTGKDVRKDNRAVQKLRREVEKAKRALSSQHQARIEIESFYEGEDFSETLTRAKFEELNMDLFRSTMKPVQKVLEDSDLKKSDIDEIVLVGGSTRIPKIQQLVKEFFNGKEPSRGINPDEAVAYGAAVQAGVLSGDQDTGDLVLLDVCPLTLGIETVGGVMTKLIPRNTVVPTKKSQIFSTASDNQPTVTIKVYEGERPLTKDNHLLGTFDLTGIPPAPRGVPQIEVTFEIDVNGILRVTAEDKGTGNKNKITITNDQNRLTPEEIERMVNDAEKFAEEDKKLKERIDTRNELESYAYSLKNQIGDKEKLGGKLSSEDKETMEKAVEEKIEWLESHQDADIEDFKAKKKELEEIVQPIISKLYGSAGPPPTGEEESADKDEL